Genomic DNA from Fibrobacter sp. UWB10:
CCGCGCCCCGAAACTGAATCCCTGGTGGATATGGCCAAAGAGGCGCTCAAGGGAATCGAGAATCCGTTCATTGTCGAAGTGGGCACGGGAACAGCAGCGATTTCTATCGCTTGTGCGAAAGAAATCGCCGGAGCGAAAGTACTCGCCACCGACATTTCTGAAGACGCACTTTCGCTCGCTCGCGAAAACGCCGAAGCCAACGGCCTCGGCGAAACTCTCGCTTTTTCAAAAGGCGACTTGCTGGACGCCGTCACCGCAACTGACAAAATCGACTGTTTGATTGCAAATCTGCCGTACATTCCTGACGGCGAAAAAGGAAAGCTCCAGCCTGAAGTTGATAAATTCGACCCGGCACTCGCCCTCTATGGCGGACCGGACGGCCTTACGCTCGTGCGCAAGCTCTTGCAGCAGACCGAAGGCAAGCTAAACGCAGGCGCCCCGATTCTTTTGGAAATCGGGTCTGAACAAGCTGAAGTCTTGAAGAACGAAGCCGCCAACTACCCGTGGTTGGAATTCTCCGGAATCCACAAGGATTACTGCGGGAATGTGCGTTTCGTAAGTTATAAGGCGAAATAATCACGCGCCCACGGTGCAGCCGAGGGCGGAGAGGACGTAGGTTTCGCTTTCGCCCGCACGGTAAAATGGTAGCAGAGTTTCGTCGTCCACTAAAGAATCATCAAATCCATTCAGTTGAAGTTGTTCGTCTATACGGCGCTTAAACGAAGAAAAACCCGTGTTCCAAAGCGTCGCTGATTCATAATTGCTATACATTTTTTCCTCTAATTTTTAGAAAAACACACAAACTTACCAGTGCTTTTCTGTACAGCAAAATATAGAATCAAACAGATGTCAAATTATGACATCTGCAATTTTCGCGATTTTAGGGATTATTCCACAACGGTTGCGGTGACTTTGGCGTGGCCGACTTTTTCGAGGCCAAGCTTTTTGCCAGCGGCAGCGCTCAAGTCCAGTACACGGCCTTTAGCAAAGGGACCGCGGTCATTCACGCGCACTCTAACCTTTGCGCCAGAATCTTTGCGAACCACTTCGAGAATCGTTCCGAACGGAAGTTTCTTGTGGGCGCAAGTAAAATCATTCTGATTAAAAATTTCGCCACTAGCAGTCTTTTTACCATCGAAACCGGGGCCGTAGTAGCTTGCTTCGCCTTCGAACGTGGTACCGATGGCAGCCGTCTTTTTCTTTTTACCCGACTTAGTGGTCTGTGTCTGCGTTTTTTCTACAGAACGGTCGTGACCCTGGCGAGAAGCAATTTTGGCATTGCCGGTGGCACAATTAGACAAAAGCAGTGCTACAGCCACGAACAATGCAATTCGTGCAACAAACAGACCACGCTTACTCAAAATCGTACATGCTGTTGTATGTGTTTTCAAGAATTTCATCTTCCTGGCTCTTGACTTCGGCCTGCTTTTCTTCGGGCGCCTTGTTCAAACCTTCATAATACTGTGCAGACAGCTTTTCCACATGAAGTTGGCTGCTCTTGACGCGCTTGCGCAAGCGTTCCAAATCCTGATCCGTAATGGTCAAGCGGTTGTTCATGAGCGAAGCCGCTTTTTTGCCCCAAGGGGTTTGACCATACTTGTCGCGAAGGAGCTTGTAAGTGACCATGGTGCTGTCGATACGTTCCGGATTCATCTGGAAGTAAATCGCCTTCATGTAAAGGGCCTGAATGCCAGCCTGCGTTTCGGGGAATTCCTGATACAGGCTATCGAAACGCGTGAATGCACGGGCATAAGCCGAATCGACCAAATCCATTTGATCCAAGGGCATTTCGGTAGCGATTGTCCAGAGACTTTCGGCCACCATGTACTTTTCCTTGGCCATATCTTCGCGAGTCTTTAAAGTCACACGCATACCCAAGTTCACTTGAGCCTGCTTTGCGTATTCCGTTTCCGGATACTTTTCCATGATTTGCTTGTAGATTTCTTCGGCGCCATCGGGGTCATGCATGTATTCGTCGAAAATGAACGCCTTTGCATAGAGGGCGCGCAAAGACTTTGCGCTGTCGCCCGATTCAATCACCGTATTCAAGCGAGCAACGGCACTATCGACTTCGTCGAGCTTGAACAAGAACAGTTCGGCAATCAGGAATTCAGACTTGAAGAAATTGTCGACATTCGGAATGGAATCCTTGCGGGCACTATCGTTCTTGGTACGCATGGCCACCAAGCGCTTAAGGGCATCGCGACGGTCGCGGCTTTCCTGGCCCCATTTGCTGATGGTGCGAGAAATAAAGCTACTGTCGTAATAAACGATTGCCTTGTCGTAATCAATACGCTTGTGCTGTTCGTAATCGCCCAAGCAGAAATAACTACGCGACGCATGTTCAGAGCGCGGGTATTCCGTATTCACCTTCTGCAAAATGACAATTGCATCGGCATGACGTTCACCCAACATGGTCAGTTCGCCAATGCGAACCAGGTATTCCGGCTGTTTGGTTTCATATTCCGGATTCTTGTAGAGTTCCTTGTATTCGTCGGCGGCCTGCAGGTATTCCTTGCGGTTAGCCAAGCATTCTGCAGCCTGCTCCCCCGCCGTTTGCTGTTCACGCGGGTTCAATTCCTTAATTTCTTTAGCGGTATAATGTTCGCGAGACTTGTCCCAGTTTTCTTTCTTGAAATAAAGACCCGCAAGTCTGAAATGAGCCTTACCGCGCATAAAGGGCGTACCTGCGGTATCGGCCAAGACCGCTTCCAAAGAGGCAATTGCCTGGTCCGGGAATTCAGCCTGTTCGTCGAGCAACGAAAGAAGGTTCAAGCCCTGGAAGTAATACGGGTGATCCTTAGAAGCAATTACCGGTTCCAAGGCGAAACGGCTAATGTTATATTCGTGATTGCGATAAAGGCAATAAGCACGCTGGTATTCGACCGCCTGCATAGAATCGTGGTCGGCAAAGTAGCGTTCAAATTCGTCGTACTTGGTAATAGCCTTGCCCCATTCATGCTTATGGCGGAAAGATTCACCAATCAAGAACACTGCCTCGGCGGTACGTTTTTTGTTCTTGGGGAAACGTTCCAGCACGCGAGAGCCTTTTTCGATAATCTTGTCGTATTTCTGGCGTTCTTCGGAACCGGGCAGAGAATTTTCACTATCGGGAATGCTGTCCAAGCGAGCTTGGCGCATTTCTCCGGCCTGTTCATCCAGGCGTTCCGCATTGAACATATGGTTCAAGTAAGCACAGCAAGTACACCCCTCGAACACGAGGGCGAGCATTACAAGTGCCATGTAGCGGATACGTAGCATGGGAGTAAAGATACAAAATTAGAGTCTTTAAAACCCTAGTATTGGTTCAAGTACTTCGTGTAATCGCAGAGCTTGAGGCCTGGCGGGAGCGCAGACTTGTCAAAGCGGACCATACGGACTTCGGCCGGTTTACCCACCACGCGGGCAAGCATTTCAAAGTTGTCCTGCGTTTCCCATACGGCAGCATCGATAATCAGGCCGTCACCGCAATCGGTTTCGCCAGTGCTGTTGCCAATACCCGAGATTCTGGAGTTTTGCTTCAGAAGTCGAGTATAGATTTCGGGGGCAATTCCAAAATGATTCGTGGTCGAAGACGAGTCATGCACGACAACATGCACTTCGCGGAAATGATTCAAAGAATCGAAGACAACCGTGTAAGTATGCATGTACGGAGCAATAAAGAAGGTTTCTTGCCAGACATTCTTTGCCACAGGCCTGAAGTTTCCGATAGAATACTTCTTGAAGAATTCCTTGGGCGTTGCACCATAGCGCACCACATAATGGCCAAGCATGGTCGAGAAGTCATGAACCGTAGACGGAGCCATCGTTTCACGGAGGCTATCGACAGCACGGTTCAGGTTCGCGGTCAAGCCGTCGTTCTTGTTAATCGGAGCGGGCCTTGTAATGTTCGATTCCTGAATGCGCTGCTGAATATCAGGGTATTCCGGATCGATTTTCTGGATTTCCTGGAACTGCTTGCGGGCAAGGTCAAACTGGCGGCCCTTCAAATAAGCGCGGCCAAGAGCTTCCTTGAGCGGCAGGTTTTCGGGATACTTGTCGACCATGGGTTCCAAAATATCGAGGGCGGTCTGCGCACGGTCTTGCGGAGAAAGAACCACGCCGTTACCCGGGCCCGGAGGAGATTTTTCACCCAGAGTAGAAACAGCATCTCGGGCAGGAGCGTAATCCGGCATGAACGCCAGAATGCGCTGGTAAATTTTTTCGGCAGCATCAAAGTGGCCCTGGTATTCATCCATGTAGCCCTGCAAAAGCAAGAGCTTGACATTCATCGGATACTGAGAAAGGGCGTATTCGACCACGGCAGCGCAGCTATCCAACTGTCCGCTACGGTGATAAAGGTCAGCAAGGTTTTCGTAGGCGGCAGGGACATCGCCACTCGAGAGACTCACCACCGTCTTGAATTCATTTGCAGCCTGCAAGAATCGGCCATTTTCCATGAGGAGTTGGCCATACCAAAGCCTAGTCTGGTACAAGGCGGGCGCACGTTCAGAGGCCACGCGAGCAAGTTCAAGAGCAGCGGCTGCATTGCCGGTCTGGTAAATTTTACGGCTTTCAACGTAAGTCGACACGCCGGAACCCGGCAAGCGGGCCTGAAGCTTACCAATCAAAAGAGAAAGACGGTCCTGCTGATTATCCGAAAGCGGGCTCATTTCAAACAAAGTATTAATTTGTCCGAGAAGGGCCGGCAACAGGTCCGGATAAAGAACAATCACGCCATCATAAATATCATAGGCTGCCTGGTAAGAGCCCGAACGGGCAAGTTCTGTCGCACGGCGAAGTTCTGTTTGCACCTGCACCGGAACCTTGGCAATGTCGGCTGTCAAATCCGGGGTATCACCACGGGCAACGGTCGAACCGGCAGGCAAACCGTAAGGAATGCCGCCTACCGAAATTTTACTAGGGCCATAAACATCATAAATACGAAAGCCCGCAAAAGTAAGCAGGGCTCCGCAACAAAGGGTCAAAAACAAGTATGCAGCCCTACGGGCTGCCCAAGACGAATACGCCATTACTTTTCCAAGAAATCAGCCAGTTTTTCTTTATGTTCCTTGCTCTTTTGGAGACGACGCAAGGTTTTGTTCTTGATCTGGCGAACGCGTTCACGGCTCAGTTTCAAATCTTCACCGATATCCTTGAGCGTCGTATCTTCAACCGTATCAAGTCCGTAGAACATGCGAAGGATTTCTTCTTCGCGCTGCGGCAGGGCGGACAAGGTTTCCTGGATGAGCTTACGGCGTTCATCCTTTTCCATGTCTTCGTCCTGGTTTCCGTCGGAACCCAAGACATCCATAAGCGTGCTGACCGTGTCACCGTTACCGCCGACATTCGTGCTGTCGCCAATGGGGGCATCGAGCGAAATGTCCACGATTTTTTCCATGACCTCGACGATGTCCTTTTCGAACGGTGCGAATTCGTCCATGGCAATGGTACGATCGTAGTCACCGTCGTTCTGCATCAAGGCACGTTTAAAGCGGTTGACCAAGGCAAGCTTGTTGGGCGGAATTCGGACCGCGCCCACCTGTTCAAACAGGGCTTTTTGGATAGACTGGCGAATCCACCAGACCGCATAAGAAATAAACTTGACATCCTTACCCATATCAAAGCGTTTTGCCGCCTTGAACAGGCCGATATTTCCTTCGTTAATCAAATCAAGCAGGGAAAGTCCACGCCCCTGATACTTTCTTGCGACACTCACCACAAAACGGAGGTTACCCCGAATGAGGCGTTGCAAGGCCGACTTGCGGATTTCTTCCGCCTGATCGCTCTTGATAATCGCAAGCAGAGCCTCTTCTTCCTGAGGACTCAGGGTCGGAAACCTATTCAGATCCCTAAAATAAAGCGCTTCGTTTGCATCACTCATAGAAATACATACCTTCAATTCTTCTAAGGAAATTCCCCTTGAAGACTATCCAAATATGTCTTTTTACTTTGTTTTCGTCAAGTTATATAGCTTTTCGTAAGGGTAAATTCCCGAATTGTGCCCATCGCTAAAGGTAAGGCCCGCTGCATAGCGACCAATCGACTGCACTTTGACAAGCGTAATATCTTGAGGCACAGTAGATTCATCCAAAAGTTTTTCGCCTGTATGTTCATCGACACACAATGCACACGGACAAGCCAATCTCAAATCGCGAATAGCGCATGCGCCGCGACTACCGTCGTTCCATTCAAAACCGAGACGGCCATCCTTTGTCCTAAATACTTTCTTGGGCTGGATCATACATCCTCCTCGGGGAGTTCTGCGAATTCATAATTGAACGTCTTGAGCACACCGTCGCCTTCGGTCTTGAATACCGAGAGCGTGCGCACCATGGCATCGGCAGCCTGCATAAACGCCTTGGCCGATTCAGAATTGGGGTCACGGAGCACGGCAGGAGTTCCTTGGTCGCCACAATCGGCAACCGCGGGTTCGAGCGGAACCTTTGCAATAACCGGCACGCCCCAACTTTTGGCAATGCGGTCTCCACCACCTTCACGGAAAATATGATGAGCCTTGCCGCACTGGTCGCAAATAAAGTAACTCATGTTCTCGACGACGCCCACCACAGGTACGCCCACGGAATCGAACATAGCAAGTCCCTTTCGGCAGTCTGCAAGGGCTACTTCTTGCGGAGTGGTCACCACCACAGCACCCGCCATCGGGCAATTCTGCGTAAGGGTCAGCTGAATGTCGCCTGTTCCAGGAGGAAAGTCCACCAGCAGGTAGTCGAGCTTGCCCCAGCGCACATGATGGATAAAGTGCTGAATCATTTGCGACACCATCGGGCCACGCCAAATGGTCGCCTTGTCGCTGTCGGCAAACATGCACATAGACACAATGCTAATACCGCCCTTTGCTTCGACCGGGGCAATCGTATTGTCTTCAAAAACTTCGGGAGCGCGGTCGATACCGAACATGAGACCCATACTCGGGCCATAAATGTCGGCATCCAGAATGCCCACTCGGGCGCCCGAGAGGCTCAACGCCATAGCGAGGTTTGCCGTCACGGTGGACTTGCCTACGCCGCCCTTGCCGCTTGCGACCGCCACCACATGAGCGACATCGCCGATGTACGAAACTTTCGGAGCCTGCGCCGCCGTATTGGAGCTATCCACGCGACCTTGTGCGGTAAACGTCACATTCACTTCGCTTGCGCCAAGCGACTTCACAATCGTAATGCACTGGTCCTTGAACTTGTCGCGGATCGGGCATGCCGGCGTTGTAAGCTTAAGATCAAAGCTCACCTTGTCGCCATCGATCTTAAGATTCTGGACGAAGTTCAGTTCGACAATATTCTTGTGCAGGTCTGGGTCTTGGACCGCCTGCAGGGCCGTCATAATAGTCTGTTCATTCAACTGCATAATGTAGGTCGGCGCCGCGCGCCTTTGAACGATGAGGTCGCTCGCAAGCTCGCTTTGAGGTATGAGTTTGTTTCTGAATCAAAATTTAGATTTTTCGCAAAGCGAAAAAAGACACGTACCAACAGTACGCGTCTTTTATAGAAAGAGTCTGTTTTTAAAAATTAAATCTTGATTTTTGCGCCCATGAGCTTCACGAATTCGCGGACAATCGCCGTATCGCCAGGCCATGCCGGAGCAGTAACCAAGTTGCGGTCTACGACAGCTTCGTCTACGTTCACGGCCACATACTTGCCGCCAGCAAGAGTGATATCCGGGCCGACTGCGGGATAAGCCGTAGCCTTGTAGCCCTTCAGTACGCCAGCAGCCGCAAGCACCTGCGGACCGTGACAAATTGCAGCCACCGGTTTCTTAGCCTTGAAGAATTCCTTCACAATCTTGAGCACGCGTTCGTTGAGGCGAATGTATTCCGGAGCACGGCCGCCGGTAATGAACAAGCCTTCGTAATCCTTCACTTTTACCGCATCAAAGTCAGCGGTGAGCGCAAAGTTGTGTCCGCGAGATTCAGAATAAGTCTGTTCGCCCAGAAAATCGTGAATTGCAGTTGCAACCGTGTCGCCAGCCTTCTTGTCGGGGCACACCGCATCTACCTGGTAGCCCAACATAGACATCGACTGGAACGGAACCATGGTTTCATAGTCTTCGGTAAAATCGCCGCAGAGAAGCAGAACTTTCTTTGTCATTACGCACTCCTGATAAGTAGTTTGTTGTGTTTTTTACAGCCAACATAAGTTGGACTAATAAAATACATAAAACGTTACTCAAAAGTACGTATATAATTTTTAACAAGTTAATTCTAGAACTAGGTTCCAGAGAACTTGGGCATTCTCAGCAAGTGTGTCATACAAGGCGGCCATTCTTCTTCGTAATGACTTACCAAGATAATTGTCGTTTCTTTCGAAAGCAACTGCAACAAGCTAAAGATTTTGTCGCGGTATTCACCCTTGAGGCCTTGAGTCGGTTCGTCAAGCAAAAGCACCTTGGGCGGGCGGATAGCCGCACGCGCCATAAGCACCACGCGCTTGTCGATTGGCGACAAATCGCGGTAGCGAGCGTTCACATCTTCAAAACCCAAATAGTTCAGCCATTCCTTTGCCTTTGCGCGTTCTTCCCAAGTGGTATTGTCAGCCTTACAAAGATTTGCGGTAAAGCCCGTGCACAAGACTTCGGACAAGCTAAGGTCTTCGCGATACTGGAGCGCAAGTTCCGGCGAGAAAAATCCGAGTTTTGCCTTGTGATCCCAAATGTTCAGGCCATGGCCCGGGCGTTCGCCCAAAAGGGTAATCTCGTTGTTGTAAATCTGCGGGTGGTCTGCGGTAAGCATGCCAAGCAGCGTACTCTTGCCGGCACCGTTTTCGCCCATGACCGCCCAATGTTCTCCCTTGCGAACAGTCCAGTTCAGATTCTTGAGCACATCGGTTTCGCCAAATCGAACATTCACGTTCTTGAGCTCGAAAAGAATTTCAGGGTCCGAAGTGTCGGGAGTGCCGAGATTCACAATCTCGTAGCCCTTCAATTCCTTCTTGGAATACTTGGGGGCGGCAACTTCAGTTGGCAATTCGCCTGCATACGGAGTAAAAGTCTTGTTGGCGTAAACGAACGCCGGAATTTCAGGCAGTAATTCATCTTCACGGGCAAGGCGCACCGCCACCTTCAAGCCATCGCGTTTTGAAAGCTGAACCACGCTGGCCGCCAAGTGCCTGCGGTATTCCGGATCGAGGCCACCAAACAAATCGTTAAAGTAAACCCACTCGGGTTTTTCCATCCACATGCGGGCAAGCAATACGCGACGCAGTTCTCCGTTCGAAAGACTCAAAAGCTTGCGTTCCAGAACTTCGTCGGTCAAATCCGCAATCTTTAACGCTTCTTCCAATTTATCGGGGTCAGTTTCAGGCCATGCCATATCGTCGATATAGCGGTCGGTCTGCAAAAAGAACTTCTTTTTCAAGAGCAAGTGACGCACCAGCGGAGCTTCTTCGTCGTGCAGGCTAATAAAGCGCTGCTGAAAGAACGGCGCGAGCGCATGCTGAATCTTACGTTGCATCGCCTCCGACATGGTGGAGACATTTTCTTGCTGATTCAAAAAATGGGTAATGACTCTATCAAGATCTTCGCCCTCGGTGCTGAAAATCTGCACCTGCGGGAACATTTCAATCAGAGCCTCAAAACGCTTGAATTCCATGCGCCCAAATTTAGAAAAAAGTTACGGATTCAAATAACTAGAAGGTTGATACGGATCCTTGCATTCCTTAACATTATCGAGTTTTTCGTTCGAAAAGACAATCCGCAGCATTGTTGAATCCGTTACCGATTTTAAAAGTCCAGCCTCGTTGTAATCAAGCGAAAGCTTTCCGATTTTGTCTCTTGATTCGAAATGAAGCGGAAGAAAAACGAATGGGAAATCTCTCCAATACGACTCCTTATATTGAGCATAAGATTTGAGTTTTCCATTTTCACCATATTCGTGTGTTGTGATAACTGAATTGGGGGAATACCGCCATCCAGGGAAAAAAGTCTCTTCATAGAAAGACGAATCTAGCACACTGTTGCCAGCAGCATCAAATAGTTTGGTCCGAGAATTCACAAACTTATAAAACCATATTTCATCCGAAATTTCCTTCACTAATTTTTCATTCTCGTAATAACGAGTAATTTCCATTTCATAGCGTTTGCCACCGTATTTGACGATTTCACGATTTTCCTTAAACTTTCTCTTATAAAAGGCGACATTCCGTTTTGATTCGTCAAATATCTTCACGCTGTAATCCGCCGTATCGTTCGAAGAATATTCATAGCGATAAAAGTGACCACCTATTTTATACAGAACCGGGCGTTGCAAATTATCAAACAACATTTCTTCTGCACCGAGCCCATCACTCACATGCAAAGTACCTTCGGCATAAACTTCTCGCGTATTAAACGTATAACTGAGCATTTTTCCAGAAACGGAATCCAGTTTCATTTTATTTTCGCTAATTACCTCGTCACAGTGTCCGTCACGCCACTTACAGGCAACGCATTCCGTCACCACCCCATTTTTGCGCTTTCCCACATACAAGCCAGAGTTTCCCGAAAAGTCCGTCATCAATGTAACAACAGAATCTGCAGATTCCGCTTTAATCTCTGTTGCAACTCGGAAACAACTATCGTCTTTCGAATAATGCGTAAATAAAGTTCCCTCGCCCCACGTCGAACGGAGTTCTCCCTCCAAAGAATCCCTCACGTATCGTTGCGACAATTCGTATTCAGATTGCTGTCCTGGGATTTCTGGCAATTTAAAGAAGAAATCCGCCGTAGCTCCAACTTCCAAAAGCTCTTTCGGATCAAAATTATCCTCTCTCATGTAACGCGGTACTTCTCCGCATGCAAGCCCCTGCGAAAAATGCTTTGAATAAATAAGCATATCCAACGCCTTTTCCGAGCTATGGAAATCTTCGTCAGACAAGAAAAAGCCCGGATCCAAAGAAAGCACACGATAAAGGTGATAGCCGCAAAATCCCACAACAAGTAAAAACGGAATGGCCGAAATTAACAGAATAATTAGGAACTTTTTCATTTAGTTTTTTCCAAACGTGATTTTTCTTAAAATAGCTTTATCTTACCAATACAAGAAACTCCCCGGACTGCTCTGGGGAGTTTTTTTGGATGTGTTATAGGAAACTCTAGAACTTATTGAAGAAATCCCATGTGGCCTGCGGAACCCAAGTTTTATTCTGGCCGGGGTCCTTGTGATCCCAGATGTGGCCGCCGTTCTGTGTGCACCAGCGAACCGGGAAGCGTTCTTCAACAGTAGTGTAATCGTAGCACACGTGCGGACCGTTGCCGCCGTATTCCTGGGCCTTTTCGTTTTTGGCCTTGCCGCCTTCGGAGTTGAGTTCCAGGATGATATCGCGAGCGGCGCGACCCATCGTCGGAGTGCAAAGGTTGTCTTGCAAGCCAAGCACACCCATCCAACCGACACCCTTCTTTTGGCGCTGCGGGAGCCAGATGTTACGTTCGGCAGTTTCGTATACAGCTACAGCACGGAGCACATCCTGATGGTTCCAGGAAAGGCCATTGCTGAACATGGAGCCGTAGCTAAATCCAGTCGAGAACACGCGGCTAGAGTCAATGCAAAGGTTGCTCTGCAAATCGGCCAAAAGTTCATCGAAGAGCAGGTAGTCATCTTGACCCCACGGGGCCTGGTTTCCGTTACCTTCCGGCGCAACGAAGATTGCCGTCTTTTGGGTATCGAGCGGTTTTAAACCATAATAGCCTTCTTGCTGCACACCGCCGGCCCAGCCACCCATGCAATGCATGCCGAAAATAAGCTTGTACGGTTTCTTGTTGTCATAATTATCGGGAATATCAATGCGGATAGTGCGCTTGCCCTTGCTCCACTGGAATTCGTAGCTGCCGGACTTGACGCGGCTCCAAGTCTTGCCGCAACCACGCGTGGGAACCGGATCGTTCTTCAAGCCCCAACCGTAGGCATACTGCGGTTCCTGTTTTTGCTTTTTGAGCGTGAGAGCCAAATTCGTATCGAGATTGGTGAGCACCACCGAAAGCGTATCGAAGCCATCGGCGATGACCTTGAGCGTTTCGGTCGTTGTCAACCTCTTGAGAGCCGTCTTT
This window encodes:
- a CDS encoding esterase translates to MKKSVWEPLALACAMAVSASAYTLTGKVSDDQGGAVSGAAVSLVKKGLSTTTDDKGEFKFHEEEMSVMGRVLPGYISVNNGVLSFSQRSSEPVQVQIFDMMGNRLLSETLYGSGSLDLQACVKAQGSYYANVKIGSAQRSIRFTSNGNYGSSYSGNTKTALKRLTTTETLKVIADGFDTLSVVLTNLDTNLALTLKKQKQEPQYAYGWGLKNDPVPTRGCGKTWSRVKSGSYEFQWSKGKRTIRIDIPDNYDNKKPYKLIFGMHCMGGWAGGVQQEGYYGLKPLDTQKTAIFVAPEGNGNQAPWGQDDYLLFDELLADLQSNLCIDSSRVFSTGFSYGSMFSNGLSWNHQDVLRAVAVYETAERNIWLPQRQKKGVGWMGVLGLQDNLCTPTMGRAARDIILELNSEGGKAKNEKAQEYGGNGPHVCYDYTTVEERFPVRWCTQNGGHIWDHKDPGQNKTWVPQATWDFFNKF